Proteins encoded in a region of the Canis lupus familiaris isolate Mischka breed German Shepherd chromosome 1, alternate assembly UU_Cfam_GSD_1.0, whole genome shotgun sequence genome:
- the MTRF1L gene encoding peptide chain release factor 1-like, mitochondrial isoform X2 — MRSRFLWSAVRPLWARRLVSPARRHLNCGSLPLEELFARGGPLRTFLERQAGSGARLQVRGAELLAAAQLLSEKERELQETEQLLRDENEDLRKLAENEITSCQKEITQLKHQIILLLVPSEETDKNDLILEVTAGVGGQEAMLFTSEMFDMYQQYAAFKRWHFETLEYFPSEIGGLRHASASIGGLEAYKHMKFEGGVHRVQRVPKTEKQGRIHTSTMTVAILPQPTEINLVINPKDLRIDTKRASGAGGQHVNTTDSAVRIVHLPTGVVSECQQERSQLKNREMAMKKLRAKLYSMYLEEETSKRYSARKIQVGTKGRSEKIRTYNFPQNRVTDHRINKSLHDLETFMQGPNNMLQNLF, encoded by the exons ATGCGGTCCCGGTTTCTATGGAGTGCTGTGCGTCCTCTGTGGGCCCGCCGGCTGGTCAGCCCCGCCCGCCGGCACCTAAACTGCGGGAGCCTGCCGCTGGAGGAGCTGTTCGCCCGAGGCGGGCCCTTGCGGACCTTCCTGGAGCGCCAGGCAGGCTCCGGAGCCCGGCTGCAGGTCAGGGGGGCTGAGCTGCTGGCGGCGGCCCAACTGCTGAGCGAGAAGGAGCGGGAGCTACAGGAGACCGAGCAGTTGCTACGCG ATGAAAATGAAGATTTAAGGAAACTTGCAGAGAATGAAATAACCTCATGTCAAAAAGAAATAACTCAGTTGAAGCACCAG ATTATCTTACTTTTGGTTCCCTCAGAAGAAACAGATAAGAATGATTTGATCCTGGAGGTAACTGCAGGAGTTGGGGGTCAGGAGGCAATGTTGTTTACTTCAGAGATGTTTGATATGTATCAGCAATATGCTGCTTTTAAAAGATGGCATTTTGAAACCCTGGAATATTTTCCAAGTGAAATAG GTGGCCTTAGACATGCATCTGCTAGCATTGGGGGTTTAGAAGCCTATAAACACATGAAATTTGAAGGAGGTGTGCACAGAGTACAAAGAGTGCCAAAGACAGAGAAGCAAGGCCGCATCCATACTAGCACCATGACTGTAGCAATCTTACCCCAACCGACTGAG ATTAATCTGGTGATTAACCCAAAAGATTTAAGAATTGACACTAAACGAGCCAGTGGAGCTGGAGGACAGCATGTAAATACCACGGACAGTGCTGTCCGGATAGTTCATCTTCCAACAG GTGTTGTTTCTGAATGCCAACAAGAGAGATCTCAACTGAAAAATAGAGAGATGGCTATGAAAAAGCTACGTGCAAAACTGTACAGCATGTATCTAGAAGAAGAAACAAGTAAAAGATACAGTGCTAGAAAGATTCag GTTGGAACTAAAGGAAGGTCAGAGAAAATAAGAACATACAATTTTCCACAGAATCGGGTCACAGATCACAGAATAAACAAGTCACTTCATGATCTTGAAACTTTTATGCAAG GACCTAACAATATGCTACAAAACCTATTCTAA
- the MTRF1L gene encoding peptide chain release factor 1-like, mitochondrial isoform X1 produces MRSRFLWSAVRPLWARRLVSPARRHLNCGSLPLEELFARGGPLRTFLERQAGSGARLQVRGAELLAAAQLLSEKERELQETEQLLRDENEDLRKLAENEITSCQKEITQLKHQIILLLVPSEETDKNDLILEVTAGVGGQEAMLFTSEMFDMYQQYAAFKRWHFETLEYFPSEIGGLRHASASIGGLEAYKHMKFEGGVHRVQRVPKTEKQGRIHTSTMTVAILPQPTEINLVINPKDLRIDTKRASGAGGQHVNTTDSAVRIVHLPTGVVSECQQERSQLKNREMAMKKLRAKLYSMYLEEETSKRYSARKIQVGTKGRSEKIRTYNFPQNRVTDHRINKSLHDLETFMQGEYLLDELVQSLKDYADYESLVEIISKKV; encoded by the exons ATGCGGTCCCGGTTTCTATGGAGTGCTGTGCGTCCTCTGTGGGCCCGCCGGCTGGTCAGCCCCGCCCGCCGGCACCTAAACTGCGGGAGCCTGCCGCTGGAGGAGCTGTTCGCCCGAGGCGGGCCCTTGCGGACCTTCCTGGAGCGCCAGGCAGGCTCCGGAGCCCGGCTGCAGGTCAGGGGGGCTGAGCTGCTGGCGGCGGCCCAACTGCTGAGCGAGAAGGAGCGGGAGCTACAGGAGACCGAGCAGTTGCTACGCG ATGAAAATGAAGATTTAAGGAAACTTGCAGAGAATGAAATAACCTCATGTCAAAAAGAAATAACTCAGTTGAAGCACCAG ATTATCTTACTTTTGGTTCCCTCAGAAGAAACAGATAAGAATGATTTGATCCTGGAGGTAACTGCAGGAGTTGGGGGTCAGGAGGCAATGTTGTTTACTTCAGAGATGTTTGATATGTATCAGCAATATGCTGCTTTTAAAAGATGGCATTTTGAAACCCTGGAATATTTTCCAAGTGAAATAG GTGGCCTTAGACATGCATCTGCTAGCATTGGGGGTTTAGAAGCCTATAAACACATGAAATTTGAAGGAGGTGTGCACAGAGTACAAAGAGTGCCAAAGACAGAGAAGCAAGGCCGCATCCATACTAGCACCATGACTGTAGCAATCTTACCCCAACCGACTGAG ATTAATCTGGTGATTAACCCAAAAGATTTAAGAATTGACACTAAACGAGCCAGTGGAGCTGGAGGACAGCATGTAAATACCACGGACAGTGCTGTCCGGATAGTTCATCTTCCAACAG GTGTTGTTTCTGAATGCCAACAAGAGAGATCTCAACTGAAAAATAGAGAGATGGCTATGAAAAAGCTACGTGCAAAACTGTACAGCATGTATCTAGAAGAAGAAACAAGTAAAAGATACAGTGCTAGAAAGATTCag GTTGGAACTAAAGGAAGGTCAGAGAAAATAAGAACATACAATTTTCCACAGAATCGGGTCACAGATCACAGAATAAACAAGTCACTTCATGATCTTGAAACTTTTATGCAAGGGGAGTATTTACTGGATGAACTTGTACAGTCCTTGAAGGACTATGCTGACTATGAATCTTTAgtagaaattatttccaaaaaagtttaa
- the MTRF1L gene encoding peptide chain release factor 1-like, mitochondrial isoform X3 has protein sequence MRSRFLWSAVRPLWARRLVSPARRHLNCGSLPLEELFARGGPLRTFLERQAGSGARLQVRGAELLAAAQLLSEKERELQETEQLLRDENEDLRKLAENEITSCQKEITQLKHQIILLLVPSEETDKNDLILEVTAGVGGQEAMLFTSEMFDMYQQYAAFKRWHFETLEYFPSEIGGLRHASASIGGLEAYKHMKFEGGVHRVQRVPKTEKQGRIHTSTMTVAILPQPTEINLVINPKDLRIDTKRASGAGGQHVNTTDSAVRIVHLPTGRRKRRKKNIP, from the exons ATGCGGTCCCGGTTTCTATGGAGTGCTGTGCGTCCTCTGTGGGCCCGCCGGCTGGTCAGCCCCGCCCGCCGGCACCTAAACTGCGGGAGCCTGCCGCTGGAGGAGCTGTTCGCCCGAGGCGGGCCCTTGCGGACCTTCCTGGAGCGCCAGGCAGGCTCCGGAGCCCGGCTGCAGGTCAGGGGGGCTGAGCTGCTGGCGGCGGCCCAACTGCTGAGCGAGAAGGAGCGGGAGCTACAGGAGACCGAGCAGTTGCTACGCG ATGAAAATGAAGATTTAAGGAAACTTGCAGAGAATGAAATAACCTCATGTCAAAAAGAAATAACTCAGTTGAAGCACCAG ATTATCTTACTTTTGGTTCCCTCAGAAGAAACAGATAAGAATGATTTGATCCTGGAGGTAACTGCAGGAGTTGGGGGTCAGGAGGCAATGTTGTTTACTTCAGAGATGTTTGATATGTATCAGCAATATGCTGCTTTTAAAAGATGGCATTTTGAAACCCTGGAATATTTTCCAAGTGAAATAG GTGGCCTTAGACATGCATCTGCTAGCATTGGGGGTTTAGAAGCCTATAAACACATGAAATTTGAAGGAGGTGTGCACAGAGTACAAAGAGTGCCAAAGACAGAGAAGCAAGGCCGCATCCATACTAGCACCATGACTGTAGCAATCTTACCCCAACCGACTGAG ATTAATCTGGTGATTAACCCAAAAGATTTAAGAATTGACACTAAACGAGCCAGTGGAGCTGGAGGACAGCATGTAAATACCACGGACAGTGCTGTCCGGATAGTTCATCTTCCAACAG gaagaagaaaaagaaggaaaaagaatattccttga
- the MTRF1L gene encoding peptide chain release factor 1-like, mitochondrial isoform X4 yields MRSRFLWSAVRPLWARRLVSPARRHLNCGSLPLEELFARGGPLRTFLERQAGSGARLQVRGAELLAAAQLLSEKERELQETEQLLRDENEDLRKLAENEITSCQKEITQLKHQIILLLVPSEETDKNDLILEVTAGVGGQEAMLFTSEMFDMYQQYAAFKRWHFETLEYFPSEIGGLRHASASIGGLEAYKHMKFEGGVHRVQRVPKTEKQGRIHTSTMTVAILPQPTEINLVINPKDLRIDTKRASGAGGQHVNTTDSAVRIVHLPTESLDESAG; encoded by the exons ATGCGGTCCCGGTTTCTATGGAGTGCTGTGCGTCCTCTGTGGGCCCGCCGGCTGGTCAGCCCCGCCCGCCGGCACCTAAACTGCGGGAGCCTGCCGCTGGAGGAGCTGTTCGCCCGAGGCGGGCCCTTGCGGACCTTCCTGGAGCGCCAGGCAGGCTCCGGAGCCCGGCTGCAGGTCAGGGGGGCTGAGCTGCTGGCGGCGGCCCAACTGCTGAGCGAGAAGGAGCGGGAGCTACAGGAGACCGAGCAGTTGCTACGCG ATGAAAATGAAGATTTAAGGAAACTTGCAGAGAATGAAATAACCTCATGTCAAAAAGAAATAACTCAGTTGAAGCACCAG ATTATCTTACTTTTGGTTCCCTCAGAAGAAACAGATAAGAATGATTTGATCCTGGAGGTAACTGCAGGAGTTGGGGGTCAGGAGGCAATGTTGTTTACTTCAGAGATGTTTGATATGTATCAGCAATATGCTGCTTTTAAAAGATGGCATTTTGAAACCCTGGAATATTTTCCAAGTGAAATAG GTGGCCTTAGACATGCATCTGCTAGCATTGGGGGTTTAGAAGCCTATAAACACATGAAATTTGAAGGAGGTGTGCACAGAGTACAAAGAGTGCCAAAGACAGAGAAGCAAGGCCGCATCCATACTAGCACCATGACTGTAGCAATCTTACCCCAACCGACTGAG ATTAATCTGGTGATTAACCCAAAAGATTTAAGAATTGACACTAAACGAGCCAGTGGAGCTGGAGGACAGCATGTAAATACCACGGACAGTGCTGTCCGGATAGTTCATCTTCCAACAG aaTCCTTAGATGAATCTGCGGGATAA